The Rhododendron vialii isolate Sample 1 chromosome 8a, ASM3025357v1 genome has a window encoding:
- the LOC131299259 gene encoding GATA transcription factor 12-like — translation MEVPEYFTDAYFSAGNCYYDKKPAENVAINHHFTVDDLLDFSKADEVMATEGVFDNVKVINSAESSGVTVVDSCNSSVSGGDAQFSGGFADGHFSGELCVPYDDLAELEWLSNFVEDSFSSDEFQNHLHLISPANNPPHIATSSSHIPPRAHAPPIFPSDVSVPGKARSKRSRAAPCDWSSRLLLLSSPASPELIKTTAPSKKRDVNEPVGRKCLHCGSEKTPQWRTGPMGPKTLCNACGVRFKSGRLVAEYRPAASPTFVSAKHSNSHRKVLELRRQKEFQMQQQQQFVSQSSIFSASNGGDRYLIHHRGGPDYGHMI, via the exons ATGGAAGTGCCCGAGTACTTCACCGACGCCTATTTCTCGGCGGGAAACTGCTACTACGACAAGAAACCGGCCGAGAATGTTGCCATCAACCACCACTTCACCGTCGACGACCTGCTCGATTTCTCGAAAGCCGACGAGGTCATGGCGACCGAGGGTGTGTTCGACAATGTGAAGGTGATCAATTCGGCTGAGTCTTCGGGTGTTACGGTCGTTGACAGCTGTAATTCGTCTGTTTCCGGAGGGGATGCTCAGTTTTCCGGTGGTTTTGCCGACGGCCATTTCTCCGGCGAGCTCTGCGTTCCG TACGACGACTTGGCCGAGCTCGAATGGCTCTCGAACTTCGTGGAGGACTCCTTCTCAAGCGACGAATTCCAAAACCACCTCCACCTAATCTCCCCCGCAAACAACCCTCCCCACATCGCCACCTCATCCTCCCACATCCCCCCACGCGCCCACGCGCCGCCCATATTCCCCTCCGACGTCTCCGTCCCCGGCAAAGCCCGCAGCAAGCGCTCGCGCGCCGCCCCCTGCGACTGGTCCtcccgcctcctcctcctctcctccccaGCCTCCCCGGAACTGATTAAAACGACGGCGCCGTCGAAGAAGAGGGACGTGAACGAGCCCGTGGGCCGGAAGTGCCTGCACTGCGGGTCGGAGAAGACGCCGCAGTGGAGGACCGGGCCCATGGGGCCGAAGACGCTGTGCAACGCGTGCGGCGTCAGGTTCAAGTCGGGCCGGTTGGTTGCCGAGTACCGGCCCGCCGCGAGCCCGACGTTCGTGTCGGCGAAGCACTCGAACTCGCACAGGAAGGTGCTGGAGCTGAGGAGGCAGAAGGAGTTCCAgatgcagcagcagcagcagttcgTGAGTCAAAGCTCGATTTTCAGCGCATCCAACGGCGGCGATCGTTACTTGATTCATCACCGCGGTGGTCCCGATTACGGGCACATGATTTAG